TCTATTTTATGAACTTCCCGCTTTCATTCCATCCAAATGCGCAGATGGCAGCAGAAGCCTCCGAGTGCGCAGACGAGCAGGGAAGGTTCTGGAACTACCATGATAAATTATTCACAAACCAGCAATCCCTCGATATTGCCTCTTTGAAAAGATATGCAAGTGACCTTGGAATGGATACTGAAAACTTTAAGTACTGCCTTGACGACAGGAGGGCAACACAGGCAGTTGCAAACGACCAGTCACAGGGAATGTTGATTGGTGTTTCAGGCACGCCATCTTTTGTGATTTACACAGGCGACACAAGCAAGGACATGTACGCAAAACTGAAGGATGTTGAAGCCAAGTATTCAACTTATGGCATGAAGGTTGTCAAAGTTAAGGAAACTGACGGCAGGTCTGGGCGTGCAACCGGCACTTTTGGCTACGGCGTGTTTTTCGCAGGCGCCTTGCCTTACGATGTCTTTGATGAAATTGTCAGGGTAGAAATAGGGCAAACGCCGGTACCTGCCAAAATGGCGGATTTGGCTGTTTCTGAAATAAAGTTTGAGCAGCTTCAAACAGCAAGAACAGATGGAAAACAGCTTGTAAATGCGGCAGTGGTTGTTGCAAACAAGGGAAGCGCTGCCTCAGACATTTATGATATGGATATTTACGTTGATGGCGTTTTGGCGCTTCCGACTTACAGAAACGACAAGCTTGAGGCAGGGGCAACAGGATACCCGACTGGCTCATCCGGATTCCAAAGCGCACAGACACCAGGCAGCCACACATACAAAATTGTGATAAAGCCATATGGCTCCGATGCAAATGCGGCAAACAACGAGTATTCAAAAGAATTTTATGTAAAATCCAGCTCCATTGACTGCACTGATTCTGACAACGGGCTTGATTATTCAACACGCGGCAGGGGAACCGGGATTTATTCTGGCGGAAGCCCTGATTCTCCAGTCATATACGGACAGGAGCCAAACCCAAGCACTGCAAAACCTTCTCCATACGCCTACTCAGTATATTATGACTACTGCGCAACAGGCACGCAGCTCAACGAGGCATTCTGCAAAGATGGCAAGCTTGAGGCAATGGGCTACAACTGCCCATATGGCTGCTCAAATGGCGTGTGCAAATCAGCGCCGCAGACAGTTTGCACTGATACCGATGGAGGAGTTAACTACTACACAAAGGGCACGACAAGCGGGATTGATGGAAACAGGGTGCCGGCCACTGACACAGATAGTTGCATAGATAGCACGAATCTTATTGAGTGGTTCTGCTCTGGAAGCTACAGGACAAACACAAATTATGCCTGCCCAAGCGGGTACACATGCAGCAACGGGGCTTGCGTGCAGTCAGGCAGCGATCCGGCAGACTCACTTGCCAGTAGGGGTGTGATTGATGTTGGGACTGGTCTGGATGTTGGCGAATTCCAGGTAAGGCTCAAGGATTTGATTGCTGGCCGCGACTTCCAGACAAACTTTGCAAGGCTTGAAGTAATTAGAAACGGCGCAGTGGCATCTACAAATGACCAGGCGCCAAAAACATACTTTATATATACCTCGCCAAGCACCTACAGCAAATATGTCGTTTATGTAGAAGAGGTCGGGATGGGCTCTGCGCTAAACGCAAAGTGGGCAAACGCAAGAGTTTACAAAGTGAATGGGAATGTCGATTCTGATTCGACAAGAAAAGCGCTTGATGACAATGCAATTCCGGCTGATGGGGGAAGCAATGACGTTCAGGTATCATCAGGTGTGATTGACATTGGGCAAGTGCTTGACTTTGGGGTGGGAAAGGCAAGGCTTGATGACCTTGGGGTATCCCAATACTCCGAAAGTCCTGCAATGGTCAGCATTCTTGATGCAAATAGTGCGACACTAAAACGGGTGAATATTGGCACAAACTCGTACAGGACAGTTTCGATAAACGGCCAGACTTATGCCATCTATGCGATTGAGGTTGCGCCAGGATTTACCATGAATGCAAAATGGGCGAGGCTTGCGATTTACCAGGTGAGCGGAAACCCTGATAAGTGGGGGATTGCAGCCGCCGCAAAAGAAAGCAGGCCACAAAGCGGAGCTACAGTATCCTATTCCGGGAATCTGCGCGTTGGGCAATCAACCGACATTCAGTCCAATGGAGTGTCGAAAATAAAAATTGGCGTTGACGATATAACCCGATACCCGTCAAACTCCAAGGCTGCTGCAATCAGCATCATGGATACTGCGGGCAATGTTATTGACAGGCGCGTGGTGCTACCTGGTTTTGGGACATATTACTCAACAGCAGGGAATGACAGGTTTGTAATTTTTGTTGAGAGTGTGAATCCAGACCCGACGCTAAGCAACGTGAATGCAGGAATTACAGTATATGCCCTGAACACAGTAACGGCAAACCGCCCCCCAGTGATTAATGGAGTCGGCGGGGATGCGATACTTGTTGCAAGCCAGGCAGGAACATGGAGGGTGCGCGCAAGCGACCCGGATGGCAACAGCCTGTTTTATGCAGTTCTTTGGGGAGACGAAACAGGCACTGCAAATAACTTCAAGAACCTGGTAAGAGCCACATTCTCCGGCTCGGAGTTTAGCTCCCAGCACACGTATTACGCGCCAGGCACTTACACCATACAGTTCAACGTAAGCGACTCACAAGGCGCAAGCACGATTGCAACTTACACGGTAACGGTTAACCCGCAACCTGTGCCGACTACATGCGTGAACATGCCACCTGAATCAAATGTAGCTGAAGTGAATGTCAACCTATCAGTAGGAGAGACACTTCCAGATGGGAATTACCTTATCAAGGTGAAAAGCGCAACTTCGACAAGCGCAAGCTTTGGGATACTCAATGCAACTACAAACAATGAAGTTGCAGGATGGGACATAAACACAAACTATGAAGGCTCCTACCTGACACCTGAAGGCAGAATGATTAAGGTAAAATTGCTGCAGTCCGGGAACGGGAATGTTTATGTGAAGATACGCGTTTCAACAATAAACTACCCGATAATTAATGCCGGGGAGCAGGTATGCCTTGATGGGTATAAGATGAGATTGTCAGATGTGATTGGGGATGTTAGACAAAGATATGCGATTGTTGATGTAATTGACCCCAACAACCAAATCCTAAACCAAGCCCAGATTGCCCAGTACGCCACGTATACAAGAACAGTGCCAGGAAAGATAATGAAAATATCTATAAGAGAGGCTGTGCCAGGATTTATCATGAATGCAAAATGGGCCCAGATTTACCCATACTGGGGAGTAGGATAGGGAAGCTGAGACTTGAGCCGCTTGATTTTTTTTCTTTCCATTTTTTTCTTTCCTTTTCCATTTTTTTCTTTGACTCTTTGTTTTCCCTTTTCAAAGTGAGAAAACCGCCATTAGTAAACCTTATCGTGGTGCTGATAATCAATTATCCTGACTGTTTTTCTGCTTTCGTCTATCTCGTAAATAAGCACGAAAGGGTCAAAATGCACGCGCCTTGAACCTTTCATGTCCCCGCGCAGGGGCTTGAAATGCTGCGGGTTTTCAAGAATCAAGCTGATTTTCTTGTTTATTGCCTCAAGCTGCACCTTGTCCTTCTTGGCAAGTCTGCCAAATATCCTGTCAGCGTGGGCGCTGATTTCCAATTTATAGGCCATGTTTTCCCCTATTGCCTTGGAATTTAAAGAGTCAAACCTATTCTTCTAAACCATAGCGCTTTGCAAAACTATTCACAGATATAAATCTGCCCTTGCGCAAACGCTCAAGCTTCTTGAGGTAGGCATTGCGCACATTTGATTCCTCTTCTGTTTGTGAAGCCATAAACATTTCCACCTGCTTGCTCATGCTGATGCCATGCCCCCTGCAAAAACCAAGGAAACGGGCGTATATTGCCTGGTCAATATTGAAGGTTTTGAGAGCCATAAAATCGCCTCTTTTCACTTGTTTTTACTTGTTTATACTTGTTTTCACTATTATTTAATGTTAAATAACTTTATTTAACTATTGCCGCCTCTGAAAGCCTGGGCGTGCGCCAAGTTTATTATTTTCGCCTTGCAAAACTCATACATGGCTGAAAAACTTGATTTCGAACAGATAACAGAACGGCTCGATGCCTACATGTCTGGCAGGGTTTACCCAAGCGAGATTGCAACTACCTTCAACTTCATTCTTTTTGACGAATTTTCAAACAAAGTGCACACACAGCATGCAGGAAGGCTGGAGAACGGGAAAAAAGCAAGGGCTAGAATGCTCAAGCCTGTTTTTGTGGGCCAATATTTTGTTGACCCTAAAAATCCAACCCAGACGCGCGTGTTTTGCCACCAGGGAAGTGAGGCCTGCTCGCCAATACCAATAGCTAGGGGAGTGATTGGAAGGGCAATTAGGACTGGCACCGACCAGTATGTGCCGGATGTCACTGCAGACAAGGAGCATGTGGGCTGCGACCCGAATATGAAGGGTTGCGAGCTGGTTTTGGTTTCTTGGTCTTCCGATAATAAAGTTCCGCTTGGCGTGCTTGACATTGACTTGAACGTTAAGGATGCTTTTTCAAAACAGGACATTGCCTCCTTGCGCAAAATCTGGGACAAGTACGGAAGGATGATTTTTCCATAATAATTGTAGTAGTGGTTTTCAAATGAAAATTGTCGCCGATTTGCACATGCACTCCAAATATTCGCGGGCCACAAGCCCTGGAATGGAGCTTGAGACGCTTTCCCGATGGGCAAGGATAAAAGGCATTGATTTGCTTGGCACAGGCGATTTCACGCACCCCAAATGGATTGAGGAGATAAGGCAAAAGGCAGGCGAGGATGGAAGCGGCTTTCTTGACTATAACGGGCAGAAATTTGTCCTTTCTGCGGAGATTAGCTGCATTTACACGCAGGGCGGGCGGGGAAGGAGGGTCCACCACATAGTTTTGGCTCCCTCCATTGAGGTTGCGTTGCAGATAAACGATGCGCTTTGCAAAAAAGGCTATAATTTAAAATCAGATGGCAGGCCGATAATTGGGGCAACAAGCATTGAGCTTGCCGAGATTGTGCTTGGGGTAAGCGAAAAAAACCTTATTGTGCCGGCCCATATTTGGACTCCCTGGTTTTCTGTTTTTGGCTCAAAGTCGGGATTTGACAGCCTCAAGGAATGTTTTGGCGAGTTTGAAAAAAAGATTTATGCCATTGAAACCGGGCTTTCTTCCGACCCTGCGATGAACTGGCGCCTGTCGCAGCTTGACTGCTTGCAGCTTCTCTCAAACTCAGACTCTCACTCGCCTGAAAAAATCGGCAGGGAGGCAAACGTGTTTGAGCTGCATGGGATGACTTACGACGAGCTTTATGATGCGATAAGGCACAAGGAAAAGAAAAAGCTTGCTTGCACCTACGAGTTTTTCCCTGAAGAGGGAAAATACCACATTGACGGGCATCGGGCATGTGGCGTTTCAATGGAGCCGCAGGAGACAAAAAAGCACGGCGGGTTGTGCCCAAAATGCGGCAAAAAGCTTACAATAGGCGTGCTAAACAGGGTGGAGCAGCTTGCGGACAGGCCGGCTGGTTTTGTGCCTCATGGTGCAGTGCCCTTTGAGTCGCTGGTGCCCCTAAAGGAAGTGCTTGCACAAGTGGTTGGCAAGTCTGAAACTTCAAAGGCCGTGGATGCGGCGTATTTTGAGCTTGTCAAAAAATTCGGGAGCGAGTTTGCAGTGCTGCATGCTTCTGGAAAAGAGCTTGAGGGGCAAGCTGGAAAGAGAGTTGCACAGGCAATAATGGCGATTAAGCAAGGCACGGTAAAAAAGATTGCCGGCTTTGATGGTGAGTACGGAAAAATCGTGGCGATAGGCTAAAAACTGGCTGCTAGGATAAATTCTTGTTAAAACAGACTAAATAGACTTAAGAGTGGCAGTATAGAAAAACCAAAACAAACGGGAAAAAATTTGGGAGTGCCGCAAAAAGCGCGGCAAACTTGTTTTATTGGAGCTTGTTTTAGGTTTTTTGCGTACTAAGGCTTAGCTTAAACCACGCATTCGCATGAAAGCAGGCAGCCAAGTGTCACGGCTGCTGCACCAAGTGTTGCCGCAGAGTCAGCCGATGTCCCAAATGACACAAACAAGAGCTTGAGAACCAAGAACAGTGCCGAGAAAATGAATGCTCCTGTCACCATTTTCACAAACATGTTAAATGGAAGCTCTTTGTGATTCTTCTTTTCAGGCATTACTACCACCTCATACCCCCTTTGAATTACTTTATTTAAAAAAGTTGCGCCTGCATAATGAGGTCTGCCCAGGCAGGCAGGTGCCATTAATAAGGTGTTGGCAAGGAGTTAAAGTGGGTAGAAGAAGCGGAACAAAAACAGGTTGGGTAGCGGGAATGGATGGAATGCGAAACTTTGCGTCCGCGTGGCTTGCACTTGTAAGGTTTGAGCACGCGATAATGCTTGCAGTAGCGGTTGGCGTAGGCCAGATTCTTGCCTTGGGAAATCTGCCGCAAAATCTGGCCCTGCTTGCAGCAGCAGTGCTTGTCCCCATATTCAATGAGTTTGCCTCATTTGCGCACAACGACTTGCTTGACATTGAGTCTGACAGGAAAAACAGAAAGCTTGACAGGCCGCTTGTCAGCGGAAAAATATCACGAGAAGCGGCTTGGGCAACAGTAGCAATAGGCTATATTGCAAGCAACCTGATTGCCTACTCAATAAATCAGACTGCGTTTGCCATCTCGGTAATTTTTACCGTCCTTTCGGTTGCATACAACATGAAGCTAAAGGACATGGCGCTTGTTGGAAATGCATATATTGCAGCCTCAATGGCAGTCCCATTTTATTTTGGGGCTGCTTCAGTTTTGGCAAGTGAGCCTGCACCAGAGACCATAATCTGGCTTTGTGAGCTTGCATTTGCAGCAGGACTTGGGCGGGAAATTGCAAAAACCATACAGGATGAAAAAGGGGACAGGAACGCAAGGGGCTCTGCAAGCATAGCGGTGGTTCTTGGAAAAAAGACTTCTGCTATAATCAGTGCAGCCTGTTATTTCATGGTGCTGCCACTTTCATACTTCATATTCCAGGCTGGAATCAGGCAGACTGTTTTTGCAGTCGGGCTTGTAGTCGCAGCCGACGTGGCTTTTGCCTATCTTGCCTTTGGCATACTAAGTAAGTATGATAATCCCAAATTCCTCAAGTTTGCGCAAAAAGCCAGCCTTGGGGCGCTTGCCTGCGGGCTTGCAGGAATAGTCCTTGGAGTCATATGAGAAGTTGAGTGGATGACATGGAACAGATACTTGACGTTGGCCTGATTATTGTATTTTCGCTTTTGGGCTCTGTTGTAGCCTCAAAGTACAGGTTCCCGCCGGTGGCAGGACTGCTGCTTGCCGGCGCCGTTGTCGGGGCAAACGGACTTAACTTGGTTCATTCAGGCCAGGTCATCAGTGCGCTTTCAGAGATAGGGGCAATATTGCTGCTTTTTGCCATTGGCATAGAATTTTCACTCAAGCACATACTCAAGCACTCGCTTAGGGCGTTTATGGTCGGGATATTCAAAATGGGAATTGTTTTCCTGTTGAGCCATGCAATGGCTATGGCACTTGGCCTTGGTGTCATGGATGCAATGCTTATCGCCATGCTCCTTTCAATCACAAGCACGGCCATTTTCGCAAACTTCATGAAGCAAAGGGAATTTGAAAATAGGGCTGAGAAAGGCCTGCTGTTTGCCGTGCTTATCATAGAGGACCTGGTAGGCGTCGGGCTTTTGACGTTTTTTGCAAGCCTAAAAATTGAGGCAATTAAGACAATATCCGCGGACATACTTGTGCCGATAGCCGTCTCTGTTGTTGTGCTTTGAATTGCGTATGTGGTCTTGGAGAGGCTTGTCAGGTGGTTTATCGGCTGCATTGACTGCTACGGCAGCAATGAGTCGCTGATACTCGCATGTTTTTCAGTTGCAGCAGTCTTTGCGTTTGTAGCGCAGCTTTCCGGGCTGAGTTTTGGCATAGGGGCATTTTTGGCAGGAAGCCTGGTTGCATCGGTTGAGGGGTTCAGGAAAATCGAGGGGGCCATACTTCCATTCAGCTCCGTGTTCTCATCCATATTTTTCTTCACAATCGGAATGCTTTTTGACTGGAAAGTCGCCTTTACTTCAGTGTGGCTTTTGGTCGGAGTTGGGGCAATTAACGCAATTGCAAAGTTTGCAGGCACATCGCTGAGCACCTATTTTTTTGGCTATGATTCAAAGAAGGCGGTTTTCTCTGGAATTGCAATGCTCCCTGTTGGCGAGTTTTCAATATTGCTTGCAAGCCAGGCCGCACCTTTTTCATCGATTGACCTTGTAAGCGTCATGTCCGCAACAGTCCTTATTTCTACCATGGTTTCTTCGGTGCTTCTCAAAAAGGAGGACGCAATCGACAATATTGTGAAAAAGTTCCTGCCAGAGGGGAACAGGGGTGCCCTGAAAAACATTTCCAGGTATTTCAACAACATAATCGTCTATTTTGAGCCTGGTGGAAAGTGTTTTGAAAGGTTCCTGCACCACTCTTCAAAGGCAATTTTCAGTGCAAGCGTGGCCGCCATTGCAATCGGCTCAATGATAATAT
The nucleotide sequence above comes from Candidatus Parvarchaeota archaeon. Encoded proteins:
- a CDS encoding DNA helicase UvrD, producing the protein MKIVADLHMHSKYSRATSPGMELETLSRWARIKGIDLLGTGDFTHPKWIEEIRQKAGEDGSGFLDYNGQKFVLSAEISCIYTQGGRGRRVHHIVLAPSIEVALQINDALCKKGYNLKSDGRPIIGATSIELAEIVLGVSEKNLIVPAHIWTPWFSVFGSKSGFDSLKECFGEFEKKIYAIETGLSSDPAMNWRLSQLDCLQLLSNSDSHSPEKIGREANVFELHGMTYDELYDAIRHKEKKKLACTYEFFPEEGKYHIDGHRACGVSMEPQETKKHGGLCPKCGKKLTIGVLNRVEQLADRPAGFVPHGAVPFESLVPLKEVLAQVVGKSETSKAVDAAYFELVKKFGSEFAVLHASGKELEGQAGKRVAQAIMAIKQGTVKKIAGFDGEYGKIVAIG
- a CDS encoding type II toxin-antitoxin system mRNA interferase toxin, RelE/StbE family — its product is MAYKLEISAHADRIFGRLAKKDKVQLEAINKKISLILENPQHFKPLRGDMKGSRRVHFDPFVLIYEIDESRKTVRIIDYQHHDKVY